In Janthinobacterium sp. J1-1, a single genomic region encodes these proteins:
- a CDS encoding TonB-dependent receptor, with translation MMIESVLSRSLRLMFAGSLALGAHAVQAQALVGDADGEMQKVEVTGSSIKRLSSQTALPITSIKAEDFIKQGLTTAQEVMNTIPMNQSSTGSSQSVGSGTGGMSSADLRGLGSDKTLVLLNGRRIASHPFNGAAVDLNIIPLSALDRVEVLRDGASAIYGTDAIGGVINFITKRSVQGATVSVEHYAPTRSGGGEESRINLSGGFGNLATDGYNFFGVADVHKQTSLAATSRAFSSTSVIPSRGVDNSSGTSQPANFYSDNGLTGNPYAASNCPGTGLITTASGTCRTDTVKYIDDIPETKQESLLGKATFKLSPDNIATVEYLHSRSTSTSSIAPSPLTGISMTSASPYYPGNGNVPGVAGLAGEDLTLNWRTVAAGKRTGFDTSTSDRLVLASEGLIGGWDYNVGLTYSISKAASAFVNGYTNDSLVKAGVLDGTLNPFGERSAAGAAYLDAAQLHGQYLGAKMTSTGVDAKVSREIYQLPAGAVGFAVGTEFRHDEAEYKVNRALASQAQSSGYADAQDQAGSRNIAAVYSELSAPLHKDLELSLAARYDHYNDVGGSFNPKVGLRWQPSKQVLLRTSYNTGFRAPTLYDLHGPATSTFTGNSYDDPVLCPGGTAVAGANPNVACGQQQYIRSGGNANLKPEKSKTFSAGIVFEPVSSVTMSLDYFNIKIRDKIGTVAEQTLFDNYEKYQSAFVYSADGKTLQYVNAVLDNLGEVHTSGIDTSFTWRLPKSSYGNFTFQFDGSWVHSYKYQNETGGEYIENVGVYADNNPVFRWKHNASLTWALGKWSANLSNKYMSGYRDQNYVDAGYEQNVKAYSTFSLSGAYSGWKNTDITVGVKNLFDKNPPFTNQGTVFQTGYDPRYTDPLGRTLYVKASYKF, from the coding sequence ATGATGATAGAAAGCGTGTTGTCCCGATCCCTGCGCCTCATGTTCGCCGGTTCGCTGGCGCTGGGCGCGCATGCCGTCCAGGCGCAAGCCCTGGTCGGCGATGCCGACGGCGAGATGCAGAAAGTGGAAGTGACGGGTTCCAGCATCAAGCGGCTGTCATCGCAGACGGCGCTGCCGATCACCTCGATCAAGGCGGAAGACTTCATCAAGCAAGGCTTGACCACCGCGCAGGAAGTGATGAACACGATCCCGATGAACCAGAGTTCGACCGGCAGCAGCCAGTCGGTGGGATCGGGCACGGGCGGCATGTCGAGCGCCGACCTGCGCGGCCTTGGCAGCGACAAGACGCTGGTGCTGCTCAATGGCCGGCGCATCGCCAGCCATCCGTTCAATGGCGCCGCCGTCGACCTGAACATCATCCCCCTGTCGGCGCTGGACCGGGTCGAAGTGCTGCGCGACGGCGCTTCGGCCATCTATGGCACCGATGCCATCGGCGGCGTGATCAACTTCATCACCAAGCGCTCGGTGCAGGGCGCTACAGTCAGCGTCGAACACTATGCGCCGACCAGGAGTGGCGGCGGCGAGGAGTCGCGCATCAACCTGTCGGGCGGCTTCGGCAACCTGGCCACCGACGGCTACAATTTCTTTGGCGTCGCCGATGTGCACAAGCAAACATCGCTGGCGGCCACCTCGCGCGCGTTTTCCAGCACCAGCGTGATTCCGAGCCGTGGCGTGGACAACAGCAGCGGCACCTCGCAGCCGGCCAACTTCTATTCCGACAACGGCCTGACCGGCAACCCGTACGCGGCATCCAACTGCCCCGGCACCGGCCTGATCACCACCGCCAGCGGCACCTGCCGCACCGATACCGTCAAGTATATCGACGACATACCCGAAACCAAACAGGAATCCCTGCTGGGCAAGGCCACCTTCAAGCTGAGCCCCGACAATATCGCCACCGTCGAGTACCTGCACTCGCGCAGCACCAGCACCAGCAGCATCGCGCCGTCGCCCTTGACCGGCATCAGCATGACCTCGGCCAGCCCGTATTACCCGGGCAACGGCAATGTGCCGGGCGTGGCCGGCCTGGCCGGCGAAGACCTGACCCTCAACTGGCGCACCGTGGCGGCCGGCAAGCGCACCGGTTTCGACACCAGCACCTCGGACCGCCTGGTACTGGCGTCAGAAGGCCTGATAGGCGGCTGGGATTACAACGTGGGCCTGACCTATTCGATCAGCAAGGCGGCCAGCGCCTTTGTCAACGGCTATACCAATGACAGCCTGGTGAAAGCCGGCGTGCTGGACGGCACCTTGAACCCGTTCGGCGAGCGATCCGCGGCCGGCGCGGCCTACCTCGACGCGGCCCAGCTGCACGGGCAATACCTGGGCGCGAAGATGACCAGCACCGGCGTCGATGCCAAGGTCAGTCGCGAAATCTACCAGTTGCCGGCCGGCGCGGTCGGCTTTGCCGTCGGCACCGAGTTCCGCCATGACGAGGCCGAGTACAAGGTCAACCGCGCGCTGGCCTCGCAGGCGCAAAGCTCGGGCTATGCCGATGCGCAGGACCAGGCCGGTTCGCGCAATATCGCCGCCGTGTATTCGGAACTGAGCGCGCCGCTGCACAAGGACCTGGAGCTGTCGCTGGCGGCCCGCTACGACCACTACAACGACGTCGGCGGCAGCTTCAATCCGAAGGTGGGCCTGCGCTGGCAGCCAAGCAAGCAGGTATTGCTGCGCACCTCGTACAACACGGGTTTCCGCGCGCCGACGCTGTATGACCTGCACGGCCCGGCCACCTCCACCTTCACCGGCAACTCGTATGACGATCCGGTGCTGTGCCCGGGCGGCACGGCCGTGGCCGGCGCCAATCCGAACGTGGCCTGCGGCCAGCAGCAATACATCCGCAGCGGCGGCAATGCCAACCTGAAGCCGGAAAAATCGAAGACCTTCAGCGCCGGCATCGTGTTCGAACCGGTCAGTTCGGTCACCATGTCGCTCGACTATTTCAATATCAAAATCCGCGACAAGATCGGCACCGTGGCCGAACAGACGCTGTTCGACAACTACGAGAAATACCAGTCGGCGTTCGTGTATTCGGCGGACGGCAAGACGCTGCAGTATGTCAACGCCGTGCTCGATAACCTGGGTGAAGTCCATACCTCGGGCATCGACACCAGTTTCACCTGGCGCCTGCCGAAGAGCAGCTACGGCAACTTCACCTTCCAGTTCGACGGCAGCTGGGTGCACAGCTACAAGTACCAGAACGAAACGGGCGGCGAGTATATCGAAAACGTGGGCGTGTATGCCGACAACAACCCCGTGTTCCGCTGGAAGCACAACGCCTCGCTGACGTGGGCGCTGGGCAAGTGGAGCGCCAACCTGTCGAACAAATACATGAGCGGCTACCGCGACCAGAACTATGTCGACGCCGGCTATGAACAGAACGTGAAAGCGTATTCCACCTTCTCGCTGTCGGGCGCGTATTCGGGCTGGAAAAACACCGATATCACGGTCGGCGTGAAAAACCTGTTCGACAAGAACCCGCCGTTCACCAACCAGGGCACGGTGTTCCAGACCGGCTACGATCCGCGCTACACCGACCCGCTGGGCCGTACCCTGTACGTAAAGGCTTCGTACAAGTTCTGA
- a CDS encoding TonB-dependent receptor produces the protein MIHSLSARPLSFPPPPLGLALASALLALPLLPILPALAQDAPTAAPIARVEITGSNIRRAEAETASPVQTLNAADIEKSGKSSVAELLQTLAVDNQGSVPTTFGGGFASGASGISLRGLGTSSTLVLLNGRRVAPYGLADDGQKVFADLNIIPLEAVERVEILKDGASAIYGSDAIAGVVNVILRRDFQGTTVRGNYGKTKDWDGRDARAAITHGFGDLDTDRYNVLLNLEYSEKAAIWHRDRAGRGAVGRSDLRDLGFSAQESLSGAGAITTNNAAGSAVNGNVRNPATLDYYNRGNLAGAGFTRTFPGAACGNFTSHPQGDPGGGCLTDAAQQYGQIQPKQKNINFFGRGAWQLTPALQTYAELNVYHSESTSTTTPSTISGSVGYPGGPVSNAAVALGAAHPDNPYFGSVARLRYLAADVGPRVSDIESTFSRFVAGIKGTAAGWDIDSALLYSENKVSNDRSGYLQRDVAFALLNPSAANVAAASLNPRYAALPPGSVWRIAENAGLNSADLYGALSPTISNDARTRIAQLDFKASRSMAKLSGGDLGVAVGAEFRYESTRLEPTAGTDRGNIIGLGYSAYRGSRRASAVYAEVLAPVLANLELSAAMRADHFSSIGNSWTPKVGAKWTPVRQLALRGTFAKGFRAPNAAENGVGGLAAFSTAADPVRCALGVEVACDPASIAVITSPNPNLAPERSRSYSLGAVWDPLPRTSVSVDFWQIRRKNEINQEQTDAAIAAGNVARDPSTATGIPGDPGAITAVLASYVNSAQTKVRGIDIDGRQRFTLDGDMGNLTFDVKWTHLFKWLRIERDGTERDFAGTHGNCDVSNCMGTPDDRVNLGATWERRNWRVSANVNYRAPLDNVLFKNDPDGCATHYADGSDAPGGCRIASFTTVDLTGRWLATPQLEVFASVQNLFDKVAPLDPLTYGATGYNPLDYAGAAGRFISAGLKYKF, from the coding sequence ATGATCCACAGTCTATCCGCACGTCCGCTTTCCTTTCCACCACCACCTCTGGGCCTGGCCCTGGCCAGCGCCCTGCTGGCGCTGCCGCTGCTGCCCATTCTGCCGGCGCTGGCGCAAGATGCGCCAACCGCGGCGCCGATCGCCAGGGTTGAAATCACCGGTTCCAACATCCGCCGCGCCGAGGCGGAAACGGCCTCGCCGGTACAAACCCTGAACGCGGCCGATATTGAAAAATCGGGCAAGTCCAGCGTCGCCGAATTGCTGCAAACGCTGGCCGTCGACAACCAGGGTTCGGTGCCCACCACCTTTGGCGGCGGCTTTGCCTCGGGTGCTTCTGGCATTTCCCTGCGCGGCCTGGGCACCTCGTCAACCCTGGTGCTGCTCAACGGCCGCCGGGTGGCGCCATATGGCCTGGCCGACGATGGCCAGAAGGTGTTCGCCGACCTGAACATCATCCCGCTCGAGGCGGTCGAACGGGTGGAAATCCTCAAGGACGGCGCCTCGGCCATCTATGGTTCGGACGCGATCGCCGGCGTGGTCAACGTGATCCTGCGGCGCGACTTCCAGGGCACCACCGTGCGCGGCAACTATGGCAAGACGAAAGACTGGGACGGGCGCGATGCGCGCGCCGCCATCACCCATGGTTTTGGCGACCTCGACACCGACCGCTACAACGTGCTGCTGAACCTCGAATACAGCGAAAAAGCCGCCATCTGGCACCGCGACCGCGCCGGGCGCGGCGCCGTCGGCCGCAGCGACTTGCGCGACCTGGGCTTCAGCGCCCAGGAATCCCTGAGCGGCGCCGGCGCCATCACCACCAACAACGCGGCCGGCAGCGCCGTCAACGGCAATGTGCGCAATCCCGCCACGCTCGACTACTACAACCGCGGCAACCTGGCCGGCGCCGGTTTTACACGCACCTTTCCCGGTGCCGCCTGCGGCAATTTCACCAGCCATCCGCAGGGCGATCCGGGCGGTGGCTGCCTGACGGATGCGGCCCAGCAATACGGCCAGATCCAGCCCAAGCAGAAGAACATCAACTTCTTCGGCCGCGGCGCCTGGCAGCTGACGCCGGCCCTGCAAACCTATGCCGAACTGAACGTGTATCACAGCGAATCGACCTCGACCACCACGCCATCGACCATCAGCGGCTCGGTCGGCTATCCGGGCGGCCCCGTCAGCAATGCGGCCGTGGCGCTGGGCGCCGCCCACCCCGACAACCCGTATTTCGGCAGCGTGGCGCGCCTGCGCTACTTGGCCGCCGACGTCGGGCCGCGCGTGTCGGACATCGAATCGACGTTTTCCCGCTTCGTGGCCGGCATCAAGGGCACGGCCGCCGGCTGGGATATCGACAGCGCGCTGCTGTACTCGGAAAACAAGGTGTCCAATGACCGCAGCGGCTACCTGCAGCGCGACGTGGCGTTTGCCCTGCTCAATCCCAGCGCGGCCAATGTGGCGGCCGCCAGCCTGAACCCCCGCTATGCCGCCCTGCCACCGGGCAGCGTGTGGCGCATCGCGGAAAACGCCGGCCTCAATTCAGCCGACCTGTACGGGGCGCTGTCGCCCACCATCTCAAACGACGCCCGCACGCGCATCGCGCAGCTCGACTTCAAGGCCAGCCGTTCCATGGCCAAACTGTCCGGCGGCGACCTGGGCGTGGCGGTGGGGGCGGAATTCCGCTATGAATCGACGCGGCTGGAGCCGACCGCCGGCACCGACCGCGGCAATATCATCGGCCTCGGTTATTCCGCCTACCGGGGCAGCCGCCGGGCCTCGGCCGTGTATGCGGAAGTGCTGGCGCCGGTGCTGGCCAACCTGGAACTGTCGGCCGCCATGCGCGCCGACCATTTCTCCAGCATCGGCAATTCCTGGACGCCCAAGGTCGGCGCGAAATGGACGCCGGTGCGCCAGTTGGCGCTGCGCGGCACGTTTGCCAAGGGTTTCCGCGCGCCCAACGCGGCCGAAAACGGCGTCGGCGGCCTGGCCGCGTTTTCCACCGCCGCCGACCCGGTGCGCTGCGCGCTGGGGGTGGAAGTGGCGTGCGATCCGGCCTCGATCGCCGTGATCACCTCGCCCAATCCGAACCTGGCGCCGGAGCGCTCGCGCAGCTACTCGCTCGGCGCCGTATGGGACCCGCTGCCGCGTACCAGCGTGTCGGTCGATTTCTGGCAGATCCGCCGCAAGAACGAAATCAACCAGGAGCAGACCGATGCCGCGATTGCCGCCGGCAACGTGGCGCGCGATCCATCCACCGCCACCGGCATCCCCGGCGACCCGGGCGCGATCACGGCCGTGCTGGCCAGCTATGTCAATTCGGCGCAAACCAAGGTGCGCGGCATCGATATCGACGGCCGCCAGCGCTTTACCCTGGACGGCGACATGGGCAACCTGACCTTCGATGTGAAATGGACCCATCTGTTCAAATGGCTGCGCATCGAGCGCGACGGCACCGAGCGCGATTTCGCCGGCACGCACGGCAACTGCGACGTCTCGAACTGCATGGGCACGCCGGACGACCGGGTCAACCTGGGCGCCACCTGGGAACGCCGCAACTGGCGCGTCTCGGCCAACGTCAACTACCGCGCGCCGCTGGACAACGTGCTGTTCAAGAACGACCCCGACGGCTGCGCCACCCACTACGCCGACGGGTCGGATGCGCCCGGCGGCTGCCGCATCGCCTCGTTCACCACGGTGGACCTGACGGGCCGCTGGCTGGCCACGCCGCAGCTGGAAGTGTTTGCCTCGGTGCAGAACCTGTTCGACAAGGTCGCACCGCTCGATCCGCTGACCTATGGCGCGACAGGCTACAACCCGCTCGATTATGCCGGTGCGGCGGGGAGGTTTATCAGTGCGGGGTTGAAGTATAAATTCTGA
- the tldD gene encoding metalloprotease TldD → MIPFEPNLSSLAVARDILLTPFGLDEDKLLKALGTMFTHKVDYADLYFQSTRSEGWSLEEGIVKTGSFSIDQGVGVRAVSGDKTAFSYSDEISEKALLEAAAATRTIARVGTGKIKIAGSMQPQGGRSLYLPSDPLASLDATAKVQLLERVEKMARAKDPRVVQVMAGLAGEYDVVLVLRSDGVLAADIRPLVRVSLTVIAEQNGRRETGSAGGGGRYSYDYFTDAVLEQYAADAVSSALVNLEARPAPAGPMTIVLGPGWPGILLHEAIGHGLEGDFNRKGSSAFAGCIGERVAAKGVTVVDDGTLQGRRGSLNIDDEGNPTQCTTLIEDGILKGYIQDTMNARLMKMPVTGNARRESFAHLPMPRMTNTYMLGGDKDPGEILASVKNGLYAVNFGGGQVDITNGKFVFSASEAYMIENGKLSYPVKGATLIGNGPDVLNRVSMIGNDMRLDSGVGVCGKEGQSVPVGVGQPTLRLDGITVGGTA, encoded by the coding sequence ATGATCCCATTCGAACCGAATCTGTCCAGCCTGGCCGTGGCGCGCGACATTCTGCTGACGCCGTTCGGCCTCGACGAAGACAAGCTGCTCAAGGCGCTGGGCACGATGTTCACCCATAAGGTCGATTACGCCGACCTGTATTTCCAGTCGACCCGCAGCGAAGGCTGGAGCCTGGAAGAAGGCATCGTCAAGACCGGCAGTTTTTCCATCGACCAGGGTGTCGGCGTGCGCGCCGTGTCGGGCGACAAGACGGCGTTTTCGTATTCCGACGAGATCTCCGAAAAGGCCCTGCTGGAAGCGGCCGCCGCCACGCGCACGATCGCAAGAGTCGGCACCGGCAAGATCAAGATTGCCGGCAGCATGCAGCCGCAGGGCGGCCGTTCCCTGTACCTGCCCAGCGATCCGCTGGCCTCGCTGGACGCCACCGCCAAGGTGCAGCTACTGGAACGCGTGGAAAAGATGGCGCGCGCAAAAGATCCGCGCGTGGTGCAGGTGATGGCGGGCCTGGCCGGCGAATACGACGTGGTCCTGGTGCTGCGCAGCGACGGCGTGCTGGCGGCCGACATACGCCCGCTGGTGCGCGTGTCGCTGACCGTGATCGCCGAGCAGAACGGCCGCCGCGAAACCGGTTCGGCCGGCGGCGGCGGGCGCTACAGCTATGATTATTTTACCGACGCCGTGCTGGAACAATATGCGGCCGACGCCGTCAGCTCGGCCCTGGTCAACCTGGAGGCGCGCCCCGCGCCGGCCGGTCCGATGACCATCGTGCTGGGGCCGGGCTGGCCCGGCATCCTGCTGCACGAAGCGATCGGCCATGGCCTGGAAGGCGACTTCAACCGCAAGGGATCGTCCGCGTTTGCCGGCTGCATCGGCGAACGGGTGGCGGCCAAAGGCGTGACGGTGGTCGACGACGGCACCTTGCAAGGCCGGCGCGGCTCGCTCAATATCGACGACGAGGGCAATCCCACGCAGTGCACCACCCTGATCGAAGACGGCATCCTCAAGGGCTATATCCAGGACACCATGAACGCGCGCCTGATGAAGATGCCGGTGACGGGCAACGCGCGCCGCGAATCGTTCGCCCACCTGCCGATGCCGCGCATGACCAACACCTATATGCTCGGTGGCGACAAGGACCCGGGCGAGATCCTGGCGTCCGTGAAAAACGGGCTGTATGCCGTCAACTTCGGCGGCGGCCAGGTCGACATCACGAATGGCAAATTCGTTTTTTCGGCCAGCGAAGCGTACATGATCGAAAACGGCAAGCTCAGCTACCCGGTCAAGGGCGCGACCCTGATCGGCAACGGTCCCGACGTGCTGAACCGTGTCTCGATGATCGGCAACGACATGCGCCTGGACTCGGGCGTGGGCGTGTGTGGCAAGGAGGGGCAAAGCGTGCCGGTGGGGGTGGGGCAGCCGACGTTGAGGCTTGATGGCATTACGGTCGGTGGCACGGCTTGA
- a CDS encoding carbon-nitrogen hydrolase family protein, with translation MHTVAAIQMISTPSITENLATARRLVAQAASEGAMLVVLPEYWAIMGQHETDKLGHAEQPGSGPIQDGMAQMAREHGIWLIGGTLPLASPEAGKVLNTTLVYDPQGAPAGRYDKIHLFGFTRGAESYNESRTIVAGAQVRSVDTPLGRVGLSICYDLRFPELYRALGDCALIVVPAAFTHTTGRAHWEVLLRARAIENQCYVLASAQGGVHPNGRRTWGHSMLIDPWGEVKAVLDEGEGVVSGQIDPVFLAGVRESLPALAHRTM, from the coding sequence ATGCACACAGTCGCCGCAATACAGATGATTTCCACGCCGTCCATCACGGAAAACCTGGCCACCGCCAGGCGCCTGGTGGCGCAGGCGGCCAGCGAAGGCGCGATGCTGGTGGTGCTGCCCGAGTACTGGGCCATCATGGGCCAGCATGAAACGGACAAGCTGGGCCACGCCGAGCAGCCCGGCAGCGGCCCTATCCAGGACGGCATGGCGCAGATGGCGCGCGAGCACGGCATATGGCTGATCGGCGGCACCTTGCCCCTGGCGTCGCCCGAGGCTGGCAAGGTCCTCAACACCACCCTGGTGTACGACCCGCAAGGCGCGCCGGCCGGCCGCTATGACAAGATCCACCTGTTCGGTTTTACCCGTGGCGCAGAGTCCTACAATGAATCGCGCACCATCGTCGCCGGCGCCCAGGTGCGCAGCGTCGATACGCCCTTGGGCAGGGTCGGCCTGTCGATCTGCTACGACCTGCGCTTTCCCGAGCTGTACCGGGCGCTGGGCGACTGCGCCCTGATCGTGGTGCCGGCCGCATTTACCCACACCACCGGTCGCGCCCACTGGGAAGTGCTGTTGCGCGCGCGGGCCATCGAAAACCAGTGTTACGTGCTGGCTTCGGCCCAGGGCGGCGTGCATCCGAACGGCCGCCGCACCTGGGGCCACAGCATGCTGATCGACCCCTGGGGCGAAGTCAAGGCGGTGCTGGACGAAGGCGAAGGCGTGGTGAGCGGACAGATCGATCCGGTATTTTTGGCCGGCGTGCGCGAATCGCTGCCCGCGCTGGCACACCGCACCATGTAA